The Thermogemmatispora onikobensis genome contains the following window.
CAGCAGCAAGGGGGAACGTATCATAGAACCAAGGAGGGGGGCTGACCTCGACTGAGGCTGGTAGGGGAAGGGCAGGCAGACGAGCAGGCAGATAGGCAGGCGGAAGCGCGCAGGCGGATCAATGAGGCAGCTGCCCTGGATGGCGTGCTGACTATCAGCGCGCCTTGGAATCAGTTCAGCAGGATAGTGACTAGCAGTCAGCACTCAAGAGCACGGAATGGCGACGAGAGCCGAAGGCGTGTCCGGCAAAGAGGCTGGGGAGAGACCAGTAAAGAGGAGAGTTCGACGGCATGACACCTGAAGAAGTTCTGCAATTTGCCAAGGAGCGCGGTGCCAAGATGGTAGACTTCAAATTTGTGGATCTACCGGGCACCTGGCAGCATTTTAGCGTCCCCTTACATGAGCTGGACGAGGAGACGTTTGTCGAGGGAAAGTACTTTGACGGATCAAGCATCCGTGGCTTCCAGACCATCGACGACAGCGACATGCTGGTAATCCCCGATCCAGATACAGCCTTCATGGACCCTTTTACCAGCGTCCCCACGTTGAGCCTCATCTGCACTGTCGCCCACCCAGGGCCGGGCGCGCATAAGCAGCCCTATAGCCGCGATCCACGCACGATTGCGCGTAAGGCGGAGGAATACCTGCGCTCGTCCGGGATCGCTGACGTGAGCTACTTTGGCCCCGAAGCCGAGTTTTTCGTGTTTGACAACGTGCGCTTCTCCTCGACCCAGAATGTGCAGTACGCCGAGGTCGATTCGGATGAGGCGCACTGGAATAGTGGCCGCAATGGTGGCGCCAACCTGGGCCATCGTCTCCGCCCGAAAGAGGGCTACTTCCCGGTTCCACCCAGCGACACGCTGCAGGATCTGCGCAGCGAGATGGTCCTGACGCTGGAGGAGCTGGGCGTTCCGGTCGAGGCCCAGCACCACGAGGTCGGCGGCGCCGGCCAGTGTGAGATCGATATTCGCTATAACACCCTGGTCAAGACCGCCGATAACCTGATGATCTACAAGTATGTGGTGAAGAACACAGCACGCAGGCATGGGAAGACGGCGACCTTCATGCCGAAGCCAATCTTCGGCGACAACGGCTCCGGCATGCACGTGCACCAGAGCCTGTGGAAGGGTGAGCGCCCGCTCTTCTACGACCCCGAGGGCTACGCCAGCCTCTCCCAGACGGCACGCTACTATATCGGCGGTCTGCTGACCCACGCTCCCGCGCTGCTG
Protein-coding sequences here:
- the glnA gene encoding type I glutamate--ammonia ligase; its protein translation is MTPEEVLQFAKERGAKMVDFKFVDLPGTWQHFSVPLHELDEETFVEGKYFDGSSIRGFQTIDDSDMLVIPDPDTAFMDPFTSVPTLSLICTVAHPGPGAHKQPYSRDPRTIARKAEEYLRSSGIADVSYFGPEAEFFVFDNVRFSSTQNVQYAEVDSDEAHWNSGRNGGANLGHRLRPKEGYFPVPPSDTLQDLRSEMVLTLEELGVPVEAQHHEVGGAGQCEIDIRYNTLVKTADNLMIYKYVVKNTARRHGKTATFMPKPIFGDNGSGMHVHQSLWKGERPLFYDPEGYASLSQTARYYIGGLLTHAPALLAIAASTTNSYKRLVPGFEAPVNLVFSKANRSAAVRIPNTDCPSAKRIEFRPPDPTANPYLTFAALLMAGLDGIRRQIEPSEHGFGPVDRDLYHLSPEELREIGSVPGSLEEALKALEDDHAFLLEGGVFTTDVLEHYVELKRTQVNEVRMRPVPIEFALYYDA